In Natronospira bacteriovora, a single window of DNA contains:
- a CDS encoding class I SAM-dependent methyltransferase: protein MASGRSEHWSDFWASGALTSLPQDFSGNYDGELAAFWQREFEALPPSARLLDVCTGNGALAVLAAEYSARQARSFHITGLDAARLQPRRMAESHPEAAAFLEPIRFIDQTPLESASFPAGQFDFIMSQYGIEYCDWPRAAERVARWLSSGGCFSLVAHAADSAMIERMGREEAEYDWLEQQGLMPALAQWLAAEIDATVFRQSMAALQPVLEREAKKRRSPLLANALNMAVATARMDEAAMQRREQDFRGFHQQLRLGRARLRDFLRVNRAIAADRQWYRPFLEAGLRLRDSGDILYRGRHHAGRFYRFQKDD, encoded by the coding sequence ATGGCAAGTGGCCGCAGTGAGCACTGGAGTGACTTCTGGGCCAGTGGTGCCCTGACGTCCCTGCCACAGGATTTTTCCGGCAACTACGATGGGGAGCTGGCGGCCTTCTGGCAGCGTGAATTCGAGGCCTTGCCGCCCTCTGCCCGTCTCCTGGACGTGTGCACCGGCAATGGGGCGCTGGCGGTGCTGGCGGCCGAGTACAGCGCCCGTCAGGCCCGTTCATTTCATATTACCGGCCTGGATGCCGCCCGCCTGCAACCCCGGCGCATGGCCGAATCCCACCCCGAAGCGGCCGCCTTTCTCGAGCCCATTCGTTTCATCGACCAGACCCCGCTGGAGTCGGCGAGCTTTCCGGCCGGCCAGTTCGACTTCATCATGAGCCAGTACGGAATCGAGTACTGTGACTGGCCCAGGGCTGCCGAGCGAGTCGCCAGGTGGCTGTCGTCGGGGGGCTGTTTCAGCCTGGTGGCCCACGCGGCGGACTCCGCCATGATCGAGCGCATGGGCCGGGAAGAGGCCGAATATGACTGGCTCGAGCAGCAGGGGCTGATGCCGGCACTGGCGCAATGGCTTGCCGCAGAGATCGACGCAACTGTCTTCAGGCAGTCCATGGCGGCACTGCAGCCTGTGCTTGAGCGGGAGGCCAAGAAACGTCGTTCCCCCTTGCTGGCCAATGCCCTGAATATGGCCGTGGCGACCGCTCGCATGGATGAGGCGGCGATGCAGCGGCGCGAACAGGATTTCCGGGGCTTTCACCAGCAGCTCCGCCTGGGACGGGCCCGCTTGCGCGACTTTTTGCGTGTCAATCGTGCCATTGCCGCCGATAGGCAGTGGTACCGGCCCTTCCTGGAGGCCGGGCTCCGCCTGCGGGACAGTGGCGACATCCTCTATCGCGGGCGCCATCACGCAGGGCGCTTTTATCGCTTTCAGAAGGACGATTAA
- a CDS encoding TonB-dependent receptor plug domain-containing protein — MKSNSMLRNAVRMALASGMATAFVAPAAMAQDNDEEARELDRVQVTGSRIQRTDLEGSLPVTTIDREQIELSGESNAADLIRNMPFNSSGSYRPQSGSSFGGAALVSLRGIGADRTLVLIDGRRQPKSPLTGSTNDLSTIPLGAIERIEILSDGASAVYGSDAIGGVINVILRTDFEGAELMIGAADVDPEGGDRREGHAVFGTSGPSGRIIAGASWNSRDIIFARDFPWYTPGGSIYGNNYTTLTGGFDNFDWTALPGACEEMGSDAFYTLGSICAYNFALVSADEASSGNKSAFVKADHYINDDWSVWMNINVNKGESFGRYAPVPDSTFFGSPLSADSLNNPTNPDGYFGDQTGLPQQEVNIWHRFDALGNRDNFINTEVADLMVGTTGYVGGMEVEFGGRQTYNKVYDIGENYLVRTTAFNYIEDGIYDLSDPYGNPDDVLNAMKATISRIARYDQQEIFGSIAFDAGATGAGPMQWFVGAEYRTEDYEDRYDSLSEAGQIGGSAGNSAGLDRDVTSVFGEGLVPLTDRLELNVAGRFDSYSDYGDDFSPKLSLRWDATDDLVIRGSYGQGFRAPSLDILSQQTAFSADSVRDPQTCEAQGQPADCTTQINAYRIANPDLESEKSEQFSIGAAWAPVDWFNGTLDYYRIEIDERIAFFSSQNLINREQRGDPIPPGLGITRAPSGAITEILTGYGNEGELKTDGVDINLRANTEFGGGRFQTNLQASYVLGFSIDDGPDLSGDPGLPRMRATWSNQYSIGDFSFAWNVNYIGNQCDQVANVEYVTAPELGTVRECRGNVPSWATNDVQFNYFTPFDGRVTLGAQNVGNKMPPVGLGNIGSRDYDFNLYNGYGRIVYARYTQSF, encoded by the coding sequence ATGAAATCCAATAGCATGCTGCGTAACGCAGTGCGCATGGCCCTGGCTTCGGGCATGGCCACTGCTTTCGTCGCTCCGGCCGCCATGGCCCAGGACAACGACGAAGAAGCACGTGAGCTGGACCGCGTCCAGGTTACCGGTTCGCGCATTCAGCGTACCGACCTGGAAGGTTCTCTCCCGGTGACCACGATTGACCGCGAGCAGATCGAGCTCAGCGGTGAGTCCAACGCCGCCGACCTGATCCGGAACATGCCGTTCAACTCGTCCGGTTCCTATCGTCCCCAGTCCGGCTCCTCCTTCGGTGGTGCCGCCCTGGTGAGTCTGCGTGGTATCGGTGCCGACCGCACCCTGGTGCTGATCGACGGCCGTCGTCAGCCCAAGTCCCCGCTGACCGGTTCCACCAATGACCTCAGCACCATCCCGCTGGGCGCCATTGAGCGCATCGAGATCCTGTCCGACGGTGCTTCCGCCGTCTACGGTTCCGACGCCATCGGTGGTGTGATCAACGTCATCCTGCGCACCGACTTCGAAGGTGCCGAGCTGATGATCGGTGCCGCCGATGTGGATCCGGAAGGTGGTGACCGTCGTGAAGGTCATGCCGTGTTCGGCACCTCCGGCCCCTCCGGCCGCATCATTGCCGGTGCTTCCTGGAACAGCCGCGACATCATCTTTGCCCGCGACTTCCCCTGGTACACCCCGGGTGGTTCCATCTACGGCAACAACTACACCACCCTCACGGGCGGTTTCGACAACTTCGACTGGACCGCCCTGCCGGGTGCCTGTGAAGAGATGGGCAGTGATGCCTTCTATACCCTGGGCAGCATTTGTGCCTACAACTTCGCCCTGGTGTCCGCGGACGAAGCCTCTTCCGGCAACAAGTCCGCCTTCGTCAAGGCCGACCACTACATCAATGATGACTGGTCCGTCTGGATGAACATCAACGTGAACAAGGGTGAGTCCTTCGGCCGTTACGCGCCGGTGCCGGATTCCACCTTCTTCGGCAGCCCGCTGAGCGCAGACAGCCTCAACAACCCGACCAACCCGGACGGCTACTTCGGCGACCAGACCGGCCTGCCCCAGCAGGAAGTCAACATCTGGCACCGCTTTGACGCCCTGGGCAACCGTGACAACTTCATCAACACCGAAGTGGCCGACCTGATGGTGGGCACCACCGGTTACGTGGGTGGCATGGAAGTCGAGTTCGGTGGCCGTCAGACCTACAACAAGGTCTACGACATCGGTGAGAACTACCTGGTTCGTACCACCGCCTTCAACTACATCGAAGACGGCATCTACGACCTTTCCGATCCCTATGGCAACCCGGACGACGTCCTGAACGCCATGAAGGCCACCATCTCCCGCATCGCCCGTTACGACCAGCAGGAGATCTTCGGTTCCATCGCCTTCGACGCGGGCGCGACCGGTGCCGGTCCCATGCAGTGGTTCGTCGGTGCCGAGTACCGCACCGAAGACTACGAAGACCGCTACGACTCCCTGTCCGAAGCCGGTCAGATCGGTGGTTCCGCCGGTAACAGTGCCGGTCTGGATCGCGACGTGACCTCCGTCTTCGGTGAGGGTCTGGTGCCCCTGACCGATCGCCTCGAGCTCAACGTGGCCGGTCGTTTCGACAGCTACAGCGACTACGGTGATGACTTCTCGCCCAAGCTGTCACTGCGCTGGGACGCCACCGATGACCTGGTGATCCGTGGTTCCTACGGCCAGGGTTTCCGCGCTCCGTCGCTGGATATCCTGTCCCAGCAGACCGCCTTCTCCGCCGACTCGGTGCGTGACCCGCAGACCTGTGAGGCCCAGGGCCAGCCGGCAGACTGTACCACCCAGATCAATGCCTACCGCATTGCCAACCCGGATCTGGAGTCCGAGAAGTCCGAGCAGTTCTCCATCGGCGCTGCCTGGGCCCCGGTTGACTGGTTCAACGGTACCCTGGACTACTACCGCATCGAGATCGATGAGCGGATCGCCTTCTTCTCGTCCCAGAACCTGATCAACCGTGAACAGCGCGGCGATCCGATTCCTCCGGGCCTCGGCATCACTCGCGCTCCCTCCGGTGCGATCACCGAGATCCTCACGGGTTACGGTAACGAAGGTGAGCTGAAGACTGACGGTGTGGATATCAACCTGCGTGCCAACACCGAGTTTGGCGGTGGTCGCTTCCAGACCAACCTGCAGGCCTCCTACGTGCTGGGCTTCAGCATCGATGATGGTCCGGATCTGTCCGGTGACCCCGGTCTGCCGCGGATGCGTGCCACCTGGTCCAACCAGTACTCCATCGGTGATTTCAGCTTCGCCTGGAACGTCAACTACATCGGTAACCAGTGTGACCAGGTTGCCAATGTGGAATACGTGACGGCGCCGGAGCTGGGCACGGTGCGTGAGTGCCGTGGCAATGTGCCCTCCTGGGCCACCAACGACGTGCAGTTCAACTACTTCACGCCGTTCGATGGCCGGGTGACCCTGGGTGCCCAGAACGTCGGCAACAAGATGCCCCCGGTTGGCCTGGGTAACATCGGCAGCCGCGACTACGACTTCAACCTGTACAACGGTTATGGTCGTATCGTGTATGCCCGTTACACCCAGTCCTTCTGA
- a CDS encoding S9 family peptidase has translation MRFFHCLALVLGLSLSVHADTIPLEDFVKHNEFRSVALSPDGRHLAVAAPAGDQTGLAILDISDPERMQATASMRMRRNEHVAQVFWVNNERVLFTTNREAGTLYQPMPTGRIFGIDVDGGNQRLLFGNYDGDYVMRRANVVSLLPDEPRHILLQSQAFGASGAELKPRVMKLDVLRGRTTVQDESPLDNGGVIADQEGVVRFAHGSDEEGNAQYAYRESKDSLWREFESDFEANSLSVFGFGPEGRGIYLSTREADRMGLYRLDTKSGEAELLIAHDNVEIGGFASLIGSDVLWDRSGQAVIGAVIEDGRPQMHFVDPEEETSRIQRAIARAFPGQFARVVSFAREADRAIVQVDADILPAGWYLFDLESMAARFLLDARPWVNPELMQPMEPIRLEARDGLELHGYLTRPRGAEEDEAQPMVVVVHGGPHGPRDFWRYDPEVQLLAHHGYAVLQVNFRGSGGYGKAFEEAGYREWGAAMQDDVTDATLWAIEQGIADPERICIYGGSYGGYATAMGLVREPDLYACGAANVGVYDLPLMFEEGDIPQRPQGVAYLRRVLGTDEAELQERSPARRADEITAPLYLAHGEEDIRAHIAHFHFFMEQLDEAGVDYESRLFENEGHGYYKVENRKTYYQDLLDFFARHIGD, from the coding sequence ATGCGTTTTTTCCATTGCCTGGCCCTGGTGCTGGGTCTGAGCCTCTCCGTCCATGCGGACACCATCCCGCTGGAAGATTTCGTCAAGCACAATGAATTTCGCAGCGTGGCCCTGTCACCCGACGGTCGGCATCTGGCCGTGGCCGCCCCGGCCGGCGACCAGACCGGCCTGGCCATTCTCGACATTTCCGACCCCGAGCGCATGCAGGCCACAGCCTCCATGCGCATGCGCCGGAATGAGCACGTCGCCCAGGTATTCTGGGTGAATAACGAGCGGGTGCTGTTCACCACCAATCGCGAGGCGGGTACGCTCTACCAGCCCATGCCCACGGGGCGCATCTTCGGTATCGATGTGGATGGCGGCAACCAGAGACTGTTGTTCGGTAATTACGATGGCGACTATGTCATGCGGCGCGCCAACGTGGTTTCCCTGCTGCCGGATGAGCCTCGTCACATCCTGCTGCAGAGTCAGGCCTTCGGTGCCTCGGGGGCGGAGCTCAAGCCCCGCGTCATGAAACTGGATGTTCTGCGGGGGCGAACCACGGTTCAGGATGAGAGTCCGCTGGATAATGGCGGTGTCATTGCGGATCAGGAGGGCGTGGTTCGCTTTGCTCATGGCAGCGACGAAGAGGGCAATGCCCAGTATGCCTATCGCGAGAGCAAGGACAGCCTCTGGCGCGAGTTCGAAAGCGATTTCGAGGCCAACAGCCTGTCCGTCTTCGGTTTCGGTCCGGAAGGTCGGGGCATCTATCTGAGTACCCGTGAAGCCGATCGCATGGGCTTGTACCGTCTCGACACCAAGTCGGGTGAAGCCGAACTGCTGATTGCCCACGATAATGTGGAGATCGGCGGTTTCGCCTCCCTGATCGGCAGTGATGTGCTGTGGGATCGGAGCGGCCAGGCGGTGATCGGTGCGGTCATTGAGGATGGCCGGCCCCAAATGCATTTTGTTGACCCGGAGGAGGAAACCAGCCGCATTCAGCGGGCCATTGCCCGGGCCTTTCCGGGGCAGTTCGCCCGTGTCGTGAGTTTTGCGCGGGAGGCCGACCGGGCTATTGTCCAGGTGGACGCCGATATCCTGCCGGCCGGCTGGTATCTGTTTGACCTGGAATCCATGGCCGCCCGTTTCCTCCTGGACGCCCGTCCCTGGGTCAATCCCGAGCTGATGCAGCCCATGGAGCCCATCCGCCTGGAGGCCCGTGACGGTCTGGAGCTGCATGGCTATCTGACCCGGCCGCGTGGTGCCGAAGAGGACGAAGCACAGCCCATGGTGGTAGTGGTGCATGGTGGCCCCCACGGCCCGCGTGACTTCTGGCGTTATGACCCCGAAGTGCAGCTGCTCGCCCATCATGGCTACGCAGTGCTGCAGGTGAATTTCCGCGGCTCCGGCGGCTATGGCAAGGCCTTCGAGGAGGCCGGTTACCGGGAGTGGGGCGCGGCCATGCAGGATGACGTGACCGATGCCACCCTGTGGGCCATCGAGCAGGGAATCGCCGACCCGGAGCGCATCTGCATCTACGGGGGCAGTTACGGTGGCTACGCCACGGCCATGGGCCTGGTGCGGGAACCGGATCTCTACGCCTGCGGTGCGGCCAATGTGGGCGTTTATGATCTGCCGCTGATGTTCGAAGAGGGGGATATCCCACAACGACCGCAGGGCGTGGCCTATCTGCGGCGTGTGCTGGGCACCGACGAGGCGGAGTTGCAGGAACGTTCGCCGGCCCGGCGGGCAGACGAAATCACCGCGCCCCTCTATCTGGCGCATGGGGAAGAGGACATTCGCGCCCATATCGCCCATTTCCACTTCTTCATGGAGCAGCTTGACGAGGCCGGGGTGGATTACGAAAGCCGCCTGTTCGAAAACGAGGGGCATGGCTACTACAAGGTCGAGAACCGCAAGACCTACTACCAGGATCTGCTCGACTTCTTTGCCCGCCATATCGGCGACTGA